The Raphanus sativus cultivar WK10039 chromosome 2, ASM80110v3, whole genome shotgun sequence DNA segment GCTTTCCCCTAGACACCAAGCTTTTGAGATTTGCTGTCACAAGAAAAAACAAGGATAGTAATAAACATATAATCTATTATTCCATCATATGCTATGTATTCTTCTTTTGGCTCAAAACAACTCATTAAGTGTTTATACACCTTTCTAACTTCTTAGGCCTGTATAGTATACTCCCAAATACAGCATATCATCTGAGAACAATCGTGTAATACCAATATATATACTTCTATTATATAGTAACTGGACCAATATATATACTTCTATTATATAGTAACTGGATATGTTCTGGATAAGATAAGAACCTTCAACAGATTTTAGTCCTTTCTGAAGGTATTCTGGATTTATTTCTTTGAGCACAACTCTTGTATTGCTTAGAAGTAGAGCGGTAGCGATACCAGAACCCATCAGACCTCCACCAATAACCGCAACTTTTTTCATCGGTCTCGGTTTCAATCCAACGTCAGTTACATTAGGCACCTGAAAAGTGTTTTAAAAGATTGCTCAGGATGAAGGTTAAAGGTGGAAACAAGAAGTACTATGAGTCTATGAGAAACAAACGCAGTGCAATTTTAATCCTAAAGAAACTATAGCTTTAGGAAAAGTTAAAGGTTTGGCCTATCTCACCTTTGATGTTGCACGCTGTGCGAAGAAAACATGAACAAGAGCCTTTGCAGTGTCTGACATTACCAATTGCTTGAAAACTTCTGCTTCCTGCATAGTGAATCAAGGAGCTATTAACACACTAGTGGCAAATGATTAATGTCAGAGCTATTAAACAAATTAAGGAAACCAGAAGACAGTGTCAATGTCACCTTGAGAACGCCGCTATATCCTCCATGGACGATACCTTCTTCAATGACATCAATGCAAGCATGGTGCTGAGGCATATTCGGAGCTATCTTCTTGGCCAGCTGTCTTGTATTCTTCAATACAGCACGAGCTTCAGATAGAGAACCAATTTTGTCGGTCCTGTGCAGTGAACGCAAAAGGGGTTTACGTCCAAGTGCAATGTCTAGAGCCCACTTCCTGGACGTGCTCAACAAATCTCCAGGCTGCACCAAAGCATCAACGAGACCCAGCATATGCCCTTCCTCTGACGATATCGACTTGGAAAGCTACAAAAGTAACAAAATTCTCAGCCAGGCAAAAAAAACTGTTAGTAAATGCGAGAGAAACGCCATCCATACCAGGATCATATCAGTTGCTTTTGCAAGGCCTACTAATCTTGGAAGACGTTGCGTTCCTTCATAGACACACAGTTGGCTTGGTTACTCACTATTGAAAGGTGTATAAATTGATAAACAAAAGTGTCTTTGTTTATTTAGAAGAAGACCAAGCTGAACAACAAAAAGTCGGTACCTCCAAAACCTGGAATAACTCCAAGTGTCAGCTCTGGTAAGCCTAGCTGAGCTTTTGGGGCAGCAACTCGAGCATGGCACGCCTAAAGAATTAGAAGAGAGAGATATACAAAAAATCAACACAACAACGGCAAGAAAAAgatagttataaaaaataaacatgaaaagtcTTAACCATAGCCAGTTCTAAACCACCACCAAGAGCTAATCCTTCAACAGCAGCAACAAGCGGCTTCCTAGAGTCTTTGATAACCAGAAAAAAACAGTATCACTATTCACGTTGTGtatatcttcaaaaaaaaaaaaaaaaaaaagttaagctTAAATACCTTCCATAAGGTTGGACACAAGGTCAATGGAGACTTCAGGCATAAGCGATATATCCCCTGCCCAAAGAAACTATATTCTCAACAACACAAGCTTTTTACTATACAACAGAAGGTAGGAACTTCTTTTTACCAGACTTATGAACTTGCTGGAAAACATTGATGTCGAAACCACCCGAGAATCTTCCACCATTGCCTGAAATAACGATCAAATACATTCTAAGGGCCTTCAGCAAACAACAAGGATAAGAAAAAGGATTGAACTTTCAATCTTTAGCGACACTTAAGATcccaaaatctaaaacaaaaagaaactcaaTTTTGTGTGTAATTTACCGGTCAAGACGATGGCCTTGACATCACTCCTCTGATCCGCGTCTTGAAACTTCTCCTTCAACCCAGAAATAACTGAATAATTCCCACACAGAAAGAATCAGATAAGAAAGAAAGCAAATTAGCATATCGTAAGCGATCAAAAAGTATGGAGCTTTAATTACTTGGGCTGGCCAGAGAGTTAACAGGAGGATTGGAAATGGTGATCACAGCAACACCATCGTTTCCCACTTCCATCGTCACTCCTATCTTCTTCGCCATCTCGCTTTTACAAAGTTTCTCTCTCTCCCGAAATCGGATTAGAAAAGATCTGTGCTTTTTTGTATTTGTCAGACAGAGATAAGATCAAGGCGTTACGTACATTAACTAATAACGTGAGTGGATTGTCTTTCCTAACATGTTGTTTCGTCGTTCGTTTTTGTCATAAGCAGTAACCAAATTTACTAAGTTAACAAAGGCCGAATCGATTGTTTTATTCAGGGCCCTTGTGGCCTTGTTCACCTCACTCATTAATATTTGGACCTTTTGTTAgttaaaaccaaactaaactttCCCCGCCAATATTACTAAACAGTCAAATATTAGGCTATTTATTAGCTATACATGTAAAGTGttaaatgatataaatcaaGTTCTTGCGAATTATTATTAACCAAATCTGTTCTCGCTCTCCTAACAAAattattctctttatttttaacttattaTTATGGCTAGGTTTTCTAGTTGTCGTTCTAGGATGTTGCTTATGTAATTAACGGTATTGTGTATATCTCTATATCATTAACAGAAAATTTGGGCAAAcaaaaaactttttgaaatttaataattGGGTAGCCCATCAAACAAATTAAACCCACTAATCCCTTCTAGGGTATTTTATTTTCAGAACACCATTAGTATGAATTTTTCCGGCCTTAATTTTTTTACGATACGATGTTCTCATGTCATATAAAGGATAGTGGGCTTACATTTATGGGCCATTTATACTAAAACTTGATTACtagatattttaaaatgctCATGGACCTTATACCATTTCACTACTAACTGTTTCCTTGGGTcggatttgaaaaaaaaatcatttcctaaattaatattgttttttttttaactaaaaactttcaaactaaaacataaactaaCGTCTAACTATTACATGATTTTATAGTTGAGTAAAGTTTGTACGAAACAAGCTTCAAGAATAATTGAATCCCAACCTATGAAAGTAAATTAATGTTGTTGAGATCATATGTTATTCATATTGTAatttacaattaatatataataatattaccaATTTAATAACttcattttaaataatgtaCAGAATCATATGCTTTAAAATTACATTACATGGAGATTTCTTTGGTAAAATTAAATTGCATTACATGAGATTTTACTGCGAAACTTAAGTTTGTGTATTATTAAGCTTTGTCCCATTGATCGGAGGATGTTTAAAAGGAACGGTGACCAATTTACACCGAAGATATAAAATTTGGTGTCAATTTGACAGCATTAGCTTCAAACAGATCAAATAGAAccgaatcaaataaaaaaaagtaatcatAAATTGAAGTTTAACTTTATAAGTAGAATAATTCCAAGAGAAGAGATAAACTTATCATCTGAGGACAAAAGAACATTATAGAGGTTAAGTAAGTGAACTATATGTAAAGCCCAAAGAACAACTATTTTACTGGCTTCAGGCTGTCATTCTTAATATTATGCGTTGGCAAGAGTTATTGCTACTGATCGAAATCTCGTGATCATTTATTTTCATCTGGCCATTTTATATTCCACTTGTTTGGGTGTGTAAACATGTAGATTCTTCTCATACACTCCTGGTTTAGTAACTAGATTattgtataaatattacatCAATCTTGTTCGAGAAATACTAATTTacggatttatttattttgttaatttccatattaatattttttttgtcttccaACTGTAAGTTCGATGCATTTACATGCTCTCTACTAACTTTGGGCTTTGGGTGCAGCCACATGCCCTGCATGCTCACATTTATTTCACTTGTATTCTATATACATTTTCGTTTTATATCTACATTTTTGTATGcatattcatttttttggtaaaattgtATGCATATTCATTTCATTGAGTATATATACATTTTGAATCCAGAGTTTATAACTACGGACGTTTATGCATGTGAGACTGATTATAACTCTTTAATGTCAAGTATAATCTGCGTACAAGTAATGATGCAAAAATACATCGGTAtttcaataaaaacaaatgcGAGCTAGAAAAAGATTATGGTGTTAAACTATATTACTCTAGATTTTGACACTACGAAAAAAACAACACGAACTacttatttatttcttaaaaaagaACTATAGCTTATCTGCTCCATTTGTCAGTTTATAAGTTATAACCCTAATTATCACTGTCTACATACATATATAGAATAGTAGAAAGTTATTGTAAACGTGGAGGGATCTGCATGGAACAAATAAGAGATGAGATGGTCCGACATTCATTTACAATTTGTCTCCAAGTGTCATTTCATAACCCTAGTATTGACCGTTCATTCTCCTATATAATCTCCCAATGTATCATGCATTCTTCACTACATACTCACTACTTACAAAGTACACATAATAAAGTTAAGCTACAAAAAGATTAACAAGAGATGGCAATAAGGTGTTTAGCCGTGTTCCTCGTTGCTCTCACTGTGGCTCAATCCGTCACTGCCACAAGACCGGCCCCGGCCAAGAATGTCGGAGCTGGCCTTGACGACCAAAAGAACTTTGTTGCGTTTGCTGGAATCGGTGGAGCTGCTGGAGTTGGTGGTGTTGGTGGTGTCGGAGCAGGTCTTGGTGGTGTAGCTGGTGGAGTAGGTGGTGTCGCAGGAGTTTTGCCTGTAGGAGGAGGAATTGGTGGTTTAGGAGGTGTAGGTGGTCTCGGCGGTGGTTCAGGTCTCGGTGGTGGAATAGGTGGAATTGGTGGTGGTTCAGGTCTTGGTGGTGGTGTAGGTGGGCTCGGTGGTGTAGGTGGTCTAGGCGGAGTAGGTGGTTTAGGAGGAATTGGCGGTGGAAGCGACTGCGGTGGTCTCACGCACCCTTGATGACAAAAGCGTTTTTTCATCTCTCTATAAACAAAAGATGGATCGAAGGGTTCATAAGTATTAATATTTGTATCCTATCATGTTGTAAGCTTTTCCCTGATGTTATGTacttatgtttttgtttattttccaTATACGTTTCATTTTTCATGATGTTTGTTATTAATTAGTACTTGTGAGAAACCTTGCTATCAATAAATGGAGTGTGTATTTTTTTCGTGTTGCACAATGGTGTTTGCTTGCTTGTGATCCAAGATATTCATATAACTGcaatatgttattaaaaaagGAGATTAAGGTTACAAAAGTAAGCTTATGCGTCAAAAGTGCTATCCAAAAAAAACAGTGGATATCAAATACTGTTACTTGTTAAAAAACGAAATCTAACTCGAACAATTTAACAGTTTTTAAAAGAAGTTGTATGTACCGGTTAAAAA contains these protein-coding regions:
- the LOC130508094 gene encoding peroxisomal fatty acid beta-oxidation multifunctional protein AIM1-like: MAKKIGVTMEVGNDGVAVITISNPPVNSLASPIISGLKEKFQDADQRSDVKAIVLTGNGGRFSGGFDINVFQQVHKSGDISLMPEVSIDLVSNLMEDSRKPLVAAVEGLALGGGLELAMACHARVAAPKAQLGLPELTLGVIPGFGGTQRLPRLVGLAKATDMILLSKSISSEEGHMLGLVDALVQPGDLLSTSRKWALDIALGRKPLLRSLHRTDKIGSLSEARAVLKNTRQLAKKIAPNMPQHHACIDVIEEGIVHGGYSGVLKEAEVFKQLVMSDTAKALVHVFFAQRATSKVPNVTDVGLKPRPMKKVAVIGGGLMGSGIATALLLSNTRVVLKEINPEYLQKGLKSVEANLKSLVSRGKLAQDKAGKALSLLKGVLDYAEFKDVDMVIEAVIEKIELKQKIFKEIEDICPPHCILASNTSTIDLNVIGEKTNSKDRIVGAHFFSPAHIMTLLEIVRTENTSAQVILDLMALGKAIKKVPVVVGNCIGFAVNRTFFPYTQGAHMLVNLGVDLFRVDRVITSFGLPLGPFQLGDLAGHGIGMAVKEIYAKVYGDRMFQSPLTELLVKSGRNGKINGRGYYIYEKGTKPKPDSSVLSVVEESRKLTNIMPGGKPISVTDKEIVEMILFPVVNEACRVLDEGVVIRASDLDVASVLGMSFPSYRGGIVFWADTVGPKYIYERLKRLSETYGGFFKPSRYLEERAMNGMLLSEPKASRSRM
- the LOC108840275 gene encoding glycine-rich protein 5, producing MAIRCLAVFLVALTVAQSVTATRPAPAKNVGAGLDDQKNFVAFAGIGGAAGVGGVGGVGAGLGGVAGGVGGVAGVLPVGGGIGGLGGVGGLGGGSGLGGGIGGIGGGSGLGGGVGGLGGVGGLGGVGGLGGIGGGSDCGGLTHP